The following DNA comes from Flammeovirgaceae bacterium.
CAACATGGTGAATGGTTATGTGCAGAACAGACAGCAACCCAGACTGGAAGTGCTTTTTGAGATTGCCAAAATCCTTGAAGTGGAAGTGAAAGACTTGATACAAGAACAAAAGAAACGCCCTTGAACCAAATTGCGACATATAGCAAAGTGATTATAAAAGGGCGTTCAATGAGACCATAAAAAAAGTAAACAAGACCTCATTAAATAAAAGATAGATGTCAGAAGACCAGAAGAAACAGCTTGAACAGCAGCTATGGAACATAGCCAATACCCTGAGAGGTAAAATGGATGCAGATGAGTTCCGTGACTACATCCTGGGCTTTATCTTCTATAAATACCTTGCTGAAAAGATGGAAATGTACGCCAACTCCATCCTGAAGCAAGACAAAATCACCTACAAAAAAATAGATGAAGATTCTGAAAAAGGCCAAGCCATGCTTGAAGCCATCAAAGAGGAATCATTGGAGAAGTTGGGGTATTTCCTGAAGCCTTCCGAACTGTTTAGTGAGATAGCAAAAAGAGGAAATGGAAATGGTGAAAAAGAAGGCGTAAGCAATTTTATATTGGAAGACCTTCAAAAAATCCTCATCAATATCCAGAACAGTACCATGGGAACGGATAGTGAAGAGGATTTTGACCACCTCTTTGAAGACATGGATCTGAACAGTACCAAACTGGGCAAAACACCGGAGGCCAGAAATGAAGTGATTGCCAAAGTATTGGCCCACCTGAATAAGATTGACTTCAAACTGGAACAAACAGAATTGGACGTATTGGGTGATGCCTACGAATACCTGATCGGACAGTTTGCCAGCGGAGCAGGAAAAAAAGCCGGAGAATTTTACACCCCACAACAGGTAAGTATGGTGCTGGCAAAGTTGGTAACG
Coding sequences within:
- a CDS encoding helix-turn-helix transcriptional regulator, whose protein sequence is MNRIKEVLEEKGIKQTWLAEKLGKSYNMVNGYVQNRQQPRLEVLFEIAKILEVEVKDLIQEQKKRP